The following nucleotide sequence is from Endozoicomonas sp. GU-1.
TCTCTGGAGTGGGCTCTTTGATACGGTGGGGATGATCTATCATGGATTTTGTTATTTTCATGGTGCTATTCCCTATTAGAGTGAAATTTCCCTATTACCTGAAAATTCTTTACAAGTAGTTAACCATTTTTTTTCATATAGATGCCTGACAGGCTGGTCAGCCAGGGTAACAGCTTGATTTTCGTGGAAAAGAAGAAATGCAAAGAGTCAGACAATGACCGAAGCCTGAATAAAGCTCCGGTTTTTTACAGGGCTCCTAGACCCCGGTATTACGCCATTGCATCACCGGGGAATTGACTGGTATCGAGCTTATTTGATCGAGCTTTTGAAACTAAAGGCGTAGGCACCATTGCTGTCCGGCTGCCCCAGAAAAGCCAGTCCTTGTTTCATCGGAGCAGGTAGCGACGCATCGGGCGTCATTTTTCCGGTAAAGGTATAACGGCCACTGGTGCCCAGCTGAAAATCGCCATAGCTGTTTATGATGGATGATGTCTGTGTCACCCTGGCGATCAGGCTTCGGTTCTGACAGCTTAATTGTGCAGTTGAATTCCCCAGATCAAACTGGCCGGAGGGTGAGGTTAATCCACTGTTTGTGAGTGCTGCATTACCATTAATATTCACACACCCTTTGTCGTTTAAAATAAGCTCATCCAGTTCCAGCAGGACATTACCTTGTACTTCACCGGGAATATTGCCGACTGTCGTGTCCTGTAAAGATGCGAGTAGCCACGGCGCTGTGGTATCCAGTTCGACATTATTCAGTGTCAGCGTCTGTCGGTTAATCACTACCGTTCCCTGGCCTTCAACAGGGGATGCTGCATTGCCCAGTTCCACCGAAACCTGAACCTCACCTTTCAGGAGCGAGGCGGGTTCAATCTGCCAGCGGATGGCTGGTAGCGCCA
It contains:
- a CDS encoding type II secretion system protein N — its product is MKQGKTGKVILLSTLGLVSYSGFLIANMSAATVWQYLPTRQLPVNISGITGTLWSGAAESVTLTVLRKPLALPAIRWQIEPASLLKGEVQVSVELGNAASPVEGQGTVVINRQTLTLNNVELDTTAPWLLASLQDTTVGNIPGEVQGNVLLELDELILNDKGCVNINGNAALTNSGLTSPSGQFDLGNSTAQLSCQNRSLIARVTQTSSIINSYGDFQLGTSGRYTFTGKMTPDASLPAPMKQGLAFLGQPDSNGAYAFSFKSSIK